The Canis lupus baileyi chromosome 11, mCanLup2.hap1, whole genome shotgun sequence genome includes a window with the following:
- the RXYLT1 gene encoding ribitol-5-phosphate xylosyltransferase 1 isoform X2 gives MDHTSFCSLIFITGPAVVPGYFPIDVNNVVLVLNGREKAKIFYATQWLLYVQNLVQTQKLHHLAVVLLGNEHCNNEWINQFLKRNGGFVEVLFMIYDSPWINDVDIFQWPLGVATYRNFPVVEASWSMLHNERPYLCNFLGTVYENSSRQALMNILKQDGNDKLCWVSVREQWQPQETNESLKNYQDALLQSDLTLCPVGVNTECYRIYEACSYGSVPVVEDIMTAGNCGNTSVYRNAPLQLLKSMDAPFIFIKNWNELPAVLEKEKTLILQEKIQRRKMLLHWYQHFKTELKMRFTNILESSFLMNNKG, from the exons ATGGATCATACTTCATTTTGTTCACTTAT cttCATCACTGGCCCAGCTGTAGTCCCAGGGTACTTTCCCATCGATGTGAATAATGTGGTACTCGTTCTAAACGGAAGAGAAAAAGCTAAGATCTTTTATGCCACCCAGTGGTTACTTTATGTACAAAATTTAGTGCAAACCCAAAAACTCCATCATCTTGCTGTTGTGTTGCTTGGAAACGAACATTGtaataatgaatggataaaccagtTCCTCAAAAGAAATGGAGGCTTTGTGGAGGTGCTTTTCATGATATATGATAGCCCATGGATTAATGACGTAGATATCTTTCAGTGGCCTTTAGGAGTGGCAAC ATACAGGAATTTTCCTGTGGTGGAGGCGAGTTGGTCAATGCTGCATAATGAAAGGCCCTACTTATGTAATTTCTTAGGAACGGTTTATGAAAATTCATCCAGACAAGCACTAATGAACATTTTGAAACAAGATGGGAACGATAAGCTCTGTTGGGTTTCAGTAAGAGAACA gTGGCAGCCTCAGGAAACAAATGAAAGCCTTAAGAATTATCAAGATGCTTTGCTCCAGAGTGATCTCACATTGTGCCCGGTAGGAGTAAACACAGAATGTTATAGAATATATGAGGCTTGCTCCTATGGCTCTGTTCCTGTTGTAGAAGATATAATGACAGCTGGCAACTGTGGAAATACGTCTGTTTACCGTAATGCTCCTCTGCAGTTACTCAAGTCCATGGACGCTCCCTTTATCTTTATTAAGAACTGGAATGAACTTCCTGctgttttagaaaaagagaaaactctaattttacaagaaaagattcaaagaagaaaaatgttacttCACTGGTATCAACATTTCAAAACAGAGCTAAAAATGcgatttactaatattttagaaagttcatttttaatgaataataaagGGTAA